A genomic segment from Vagococcus zengguangii encodes:
- a CDS encoding ECF transporter S component, with protein MLIKQSKTKNLVLIAIFTAIIFVLSFTPIGYIQLGLIKATIIHVPVIIASILLGPKRGAILGFVFGLTSFISNTTAPVVSSFVFTPFANLPGETHGSLLALITCFVPRIMVGVVPFYVYQLLARFMKEKNIVRYVISGIIGSLTNTILVLGSILLLFKDAYAKINQVNTTGLYKIIGGIIFTNGIIEAIVAGVIVSLVCRSLMSNRKIEKMIEELN; from the coding sequence ATTCTCATTAAACAGTCAAAAACAAAAAACTTAGTCCTGATTGCCATTTTTACCGCAATTATTTTCGTTCTAAGTTTTACACCCATTGGTTACATTCAATTAGGACTAATTAAAGCCACCATCATACATGTACCTGTCATAATTGCTTCAATATTATTAGGTCCAAAACGAGGCGCCATTTTAGGTTTTGTTTTCGGATTAACGAGCTTCATTAGCAACACCACTGCTCCAGTTGTAAGTTCCTTTGTTTTCACGCCGTTTGCTAATTTACCTGGTGAAACACATGGGTCACTTTTAGCTTTAATCACGTGTTTTGTACCAAGAATAATGGTAGGTGTCGTTCCTTTTTATGTTTATCAATTATTGGCACGCTTCATGAAAGAAAAAAATATTGTTCGATATGTAATTAGCGGAATCATTGGCTCATTGACCAATACTATCTTAGTTTTAGGTAGTATTTTACTTTTATTTAAAGATGCTTATGCCAAAATTAATCAAGTCAATACAACTGGCTTATATAAAATTATTGGCGGGATTATTTTTACTAATGGGATTATCGAGGCGATTGTGGCTGGTGTAATTGTTAGCTTAGTTTGCCGCTCACTAATGAGTAACCGTAAAATTGAAAAAATGATTGAAGAATTAAACTAA
- the coaC gene encoding phosphopantothenoylcysteine decarboxylase, whose protein sequence is MSNILMGVSGSISAYKAADIVSSLTKQQYSVNVMMTKSATEFITPLTLQSLSKNYVYTNVMEEQHPKVISHIELAKQADVFLIAPASANIIGKLANGIADDLVTATALALPNNATPKLIAPAMNTNMYLHPAVQKNLATLIEYGYQIIEPKESLLACGDFGKGALADVSTIVDAVNQQLN, encoded by the coding sequence ATGTCTAATATCTTAATGGGCGTTTCCGGTAGTATCTCTGCCTACAAAGCAGCCGATATTGTCAGTTCATTAACAAAGCAACAATACAGCGTTAATGTCATGATGACTAAAAGCGCAACTGAGTTCATTACCCCTTTAACGCTTCAATCACTATCAAAGAATTATGTCTACACAAACGTCATGGAAGAACAACATCCTAAGGTAATTAGCCACATTGAACTAGCAAAACAAGCCGATGTCTTCTTAATCGCACCAGCAAGCGCTAATATTATCGGTAAATTAGCCAATGGGATTGCGGACGATTTAGTCACCGCTACCGCGCTTGCCTTACCTAATAACGCGACGCCTAAATTAATTGCACCCGCGATGAATACCAACATGTATCTTCATCCAGCTGTTCAGAAGAACTTGGCAACGCTAATAGAATATGGTTATCAAATCATCGAACCCAAAGAAAGCCTGCTTGCTTGCGGTGACTTTGGTAAAGGTGCTTTAGCTGACGTTTCAACCATCGTTGATGCAGTTAACCAACAGTTAAACTAA
- a CDS encoding prenyltransferase, whose protein sequence is MSLKVFLELVEIKAKTASVLPFLIGLCYSWYNYGTLNIGYVIIYFIAMFIFNMAVDMLDNYNDYHKATDVHDYKDKTNIIGRENLDDKLVLKWLTVMIIVSAIMGIALAAKVGWPLLWMGMFCYFVGIFYSSGPKPLSSLPLGEVFSGFTMGFMISLICVYLNSYETFIWNWVTIGSIALISLPNTLWIANLMLANNLCDLDEDEKNNRFTLVHYIKREGAKKLFVGLNIIAFLAIVLAVVLGIAPWTMLLTLLIVPFVMKETKKLMAVQIKSQTFICAVKILAIGAFVQVVTFVLGMF, encoded by the coding sequence GTGTCTTTAAAAGTTTTTTTAGAACTAGTTGAAATAAAAGCCAAAACGGCAAGTGTTTTACCATTTTTAATCGGATTATGTTATAGCTGGTATAATTATGGAACCCTTAATATAGGTTATGTCATAATTTATTTTATCGCCATGTTTATTTTTAATATGGCAGTTGATATGCTAGACAATTACAACGATTATCACAAAGCAACGGATGTTCATGATTACAAAGATAAAACCAATATTATTGGTCGTGAAAATTTAGATGACAAATTAGTGCTGAAATGGCTGACAGTGATGATTATCGTCTCAGCTATTATGGGGATTGCATTAGCTGCTAAGGTGGGATGGCCACTCTTATGGATGGGAATGTTCTGTTATTTTGTTGGGATATTTTATTCATCTGGACCGAAACCTTTATCAAGTTTACCGTTGGGCGAAGTCTTTTCAGGTTTTACAATGGGTTTTATGATTTCATTAATTTGTGTCTATTTGAATAGTTATGAAACCTTTATCTGGAACTGGGTGACGATTGGCTCAATCGCTTTAATTTCGTTACCGAATACTTTATGGATTGCCAACTTGATGTTAGCCAATAATTTATGTGACTTAGATGAGGACGAAAAAAATAATCGCTTTACTTTAGTCCACTACATTAAACGTGAGGGCGCTAAGAAATTATTTGTCGGATTAAATATTATCGCCTTTTTAGCTATCGTTCTAGCAGTTGTATTAGGAATTGCACCGTGGACGATGTTATTAACACTACTTATTGTTCCGTTTGTCATGAAAGAAACGAAAAAATTAATGGCTGTGCAAATCAAGTCTCAAACCTTCATCTGTGCGGTCAAAATCTTAGCCATTGGTGCGTTCGTGCAAGTAGTGACGTTTGTTTTGGGCATGTTTTAA
- a CDS encoding MIP/aquaporin family protein, with protein sequence MQAVMGEFIGTMILILLGGGVCAACNLNQSKAQNAGWIVIALGWAMAVTIAVFISGFMGPAHLNPAVTIAMAMTGAIEWSQVVPFIIAQLLGAIVGAILVWLAYLPHWDATEDQGAILGTFATGPAIRNLPANMITEAIGTFVLVLALLAFGKNDLQFGNNVFAVGAVILAVGLSLGGPTGYAINPARDLGPRIAHAILPMKNKGDSDWGYALVPIVGPIIGAIIAVLVFNLF encoded by the coding sequence ATGCAAGCAGTTATGGGAGAATTTATCGGTACCATGATTTTAATTTTATTAGGGGGCGGCGTTTGTGCGGCGTGTAACCTAAATCAAAGTAAAGCACAAAACGCAGGTTGGATTGTTATCGCTCTAGGATGGGCAATGGCAGTTACTATCGCTGTTTTCATTTCAGGATTTATGGGTCCAGCTCATTTAAATCCAGCTGTGACAATTGCAATGGCAATGACAGGTGCGATTGAATGGAGTCAAGTAGTTCCGTTTATTATTGCTCAACTATTAGGAGCAATCGTTGGTGCGATTCTAGTTTGGTTAGCTTATTTACCACATTGGGATGCAACAGAAGATCAAGGGGCTATTTTAGGAACATTTGCAACTGGTCCAGCAATTCGTAACTTACCAGCAAACATGATTACTGAAGCTATTGGAACATTCGTTTTAGTTTTAGCATTATTAGCGTTTGGTAAAAACGATTTACAATTTGGTAATAATGTTTTCGCAGTTGGTGCAGTTATCTTAGCAGTTGGTTTATCTTTAGGTGGACCAACAGGCTACGCTATTAACCCAGCGCGTGACTTAGGACCAAGAATTGCACATGCAATCTTACCAATGAAAAACAAAGGTGACTCTGATTGGGGTTATGCTTTAGTTCCAATCGTAGGACCAATTATCGGTGCGATTATTGCGGTATTAGTTTTTAACTTATTCTAA
- the coaB gene encoding phosphopantothenate--cysteine ligase has translation MRILVTAGGTKEKIDEVRYIANHSTGRLGSIIADNFAQDDNHHVTYIHGYGAIVPENKAIQLIPIFTSQDLESAIKHELTTHTYDIVIHSMAVSDYTMDNAFSQEELLTHLKEALFNQQATIDEQTFTETLSDVLAKLGKENEDKKISSSNEHLLLRLKKTPKIIKMIKEIQPDTTLVGFKLLVDVTEDYLLSIASQLLAKNDCDYVLANDLTSIEGDQHTGYLVSPDGSLTKAHTKPEIAEMIKQTLTTK, from the coding sequence ATGCGTATTTTAGTAACAGCAGGTGGTACCAAAGAAAAAATTGACGAGGTGCGCTATATCGCCAATCACTCAACTGGACGTTTAGGTTCAATTATTGCCGATAATTTTGCTCAAGATGACAATCATCACGTTACGTACATTCATGGTTATGGAGCCATTGTTCCAGAAAACAAGGCCATTCAACTCATCCCTATTTTTACTAGTCAGGACTTAGAATCAGCGATTAAACACGAATTAACCACCCATACTTATGATATCGTCATCCACAGCATGGCCGTCAGTGACTATACGATGGATAATGCGTTTAGCCAAGAAGAATTATTAACTCACTTAAAAGAGGCCCTATTCAATCAACAAGCGACCATTGACGAGCAAACATTCACTGAGACATTGAGCGATGTCTTAGCAAAACTTGGTAAAGAAAACGAAGACAAAAAAATCTCTTCCTCAAATGAACACTTATTATTACGTTTGAAGAAAACACCTAAAATCATCAAAATGATTAAAGAAATTCAACCTGACACTACATTAGTCGGATTCAAATTATTAGTTGATGTAACAGAAGATTACTTATTATCCATCGCTAGCCAGTTACTAGCAAAAAATGATTGTGACTACGTTCTAGCAAACGACTTGACCTCAATTGAAGGAGATCAACACACTGGTTACTTAGTCTCACCTGACGGCAGTTTAACGAAGGCTCACACGAAACCTGAAATTGCCGAAATGATCAAGCAAACATTAACCACTAAATAA
- a CDS encoding TetR/AcrR family transcriptional regulator: MTQNKNEAMKREKRAMILDTAREIFGQKGYANVTMADIVHACGISRGGLYLYFPSIEELFQEVVIEQSKQKFTIINQRVANKEPFEEIFEQYLELQKNRLLNIDDSILVATYEYYNSHQEPEQIAFQKSYVDYLTATIRDLLTLGKTQGVIANQNIPELADMFIMLLEGISIFKTFKQVDEHQIIKQLNLLKNQLIYVN, from the coding sequence TTGACTCAAAATAAAAACGAAGCCATGAAACGTGAAAAACGGGCCATGATTCTTGATACTGCACGTGAAATTTTCGGACAAAAAGGCTATGCGAACGTAACAATGGCGGACATTGTTCATGCATGCGGGATTAGTCGAGGCGGTCTATATCTGTATTTCCCTTCGATTGAAGAATTGTTTCAAGAAGTGGTAATAGAACAATCTAAACAAAAATTCACAATTATTAATCAACGTGTTGCCAATAAAGAACCTTTCGAAGAAATATTCGAGCAATACCTAGAACTACAAAAAAATCGGTTATTAAACATCGATGATTCGATTTTGGTGGCCACTTATGAGTACTACAACTCTCATCAAGAACCTGAACAAATCGCCTTTCAAAAAAGTTATGTTGACTACTTAACAGCAACGATTCGCGACTTATTAACACTTGGAAAAACACAGGGAGTGATTGCCAATCAAAACATTCCTGAATTGGCAGACATGTTTATTATGTTATTAGAAGGTATTAGTATTTTTAAGACATTCAAACAAGTCGATGAACACCAAATTATCAAGCAACTCAATTTATTAAAAAACCAATTGATTTATGTCAATTAA
- a CDS encoding M24 family metallopeptidase yields the protein MTLKIKEIPAPILDHPTIKPILTDETITERKNKLLAHMMENDISTLVIYADKEHGSNFEYLAGFIPRFEEALLVMTISGEMSYILGNENANKASKARLSGKGIKCPIFSLPNQPMSETTPLVAYLEEANWDFSGQVGLVGWKLLPEVMRATFDIPMMIVEAIMEMVDKEKLVNATGMMIDPVDGVRTTNNANEIVHYEYGASLASDNLLRAMDALAIGVSEQEVGHLLQSNGQYPTIVTIAAFGERFEKANLYPTHRQLKEGDKVALTVAYKGGLSSRCGYAVETVEQLEQRDSGYLEEVVIPYMSAYFKWLETIKIGINGHDFYEQFEASYPKSKYGWHLCPGHLVADEEWLSSPFYSGSKAFVKSGMIFQIDFIPSQTGHQGVSAESTIVMADEALRLELKRDYPEFWQRVEKRRDYIVNELGISLSDEILPLASTVGYLRPMFLNKELVIVK from the coding sequence ATGACATTAAAAATAAAAGAAATTCCAGCACCAATCTTAGATCATCCTACAATAAAACCAATCTTAACGGATGAAACGATAACTGAACGTAAAAACAAGTTATTAGCTCACATGATGGAGAATGATATTAGTACGTTAGTGATTTATGCTGACAAAGAACACGGTAGTAACTTTGAATATTTAGCCGGGTTTATTCCACGATTTGAAGAAGCCTTATTAGTGATGACCATTAGTGGTGAGATGAGTTATATTTTAGGTAACGAGAACGCGAACAAAGCGAGTAAAGCGAGACTATCAGGAAAAGGAATTAAATGTCCAATTTTTTCTTTGCCAAACCAACCAATGTCAGAAACGACACCTTTAGTAGCTTATTTAGAAGAGGCAAATTGGGATTTTTCAGGACAAGTTGGACTAGTCGGTTGGAAGCTGTTACCTGAAGTAATGCGTGCGACTTTTGATATTCCGATGATGATTGTTGAAGCTATAATGGAAATGGTAGATAAAGAAAAGCTAGTCAATGCTACGGGCATGATGATTGATCCAGTCGATGGTGTCAGAACGACAAATAATGCGAATGAAATTGTTCATTATGAATATGGTGCGTCACTGGCTTCGGATAACTTGTTAAGAGCAATGGATGCTTTAGCAATTGGTGTCAGCGAACAGGAAGTGGGGCATCTCTTACAGTCAAATGGACAATATCCAACCATTGTGACGATTGCTGCCTTTGGTGAACGTTTTGAAAAAGCTAATCTATATCCAACACATCGTCAGTTAAAAGAAGGGGATAAAGTCGCCTTAACGGTTGCATATAAAGGCGGACTAAGTAGTCGATGTGGTTACGCGGTTGAAACTGTAGAGCAACTGGAGCAACGCGACTCTGGTTATCTAGAGGAGGTCGTGATTCCATACATGTCAGCTTATTTCAAATGGCTAGAAACAATCAAAATAGGCATTAATGGCCATGATTTTTATGAACAGTTTGAAGCCAGCTATCCTAAATCTAAGTATGGTTGGCACCTATGTCCAGGACATTTAGTAGCCGATGAAGAATGGTTATCTTCACCTTTTTATTCAGGCTCAAAAGCGTTCGTTAAAAGTGGCATGATTTTTCAAATTGACTTTATTCCTTCACAAACTGGTCATCAAGGCGTCTCGGCTGAAAGTACAATTGTCATGGCAGATGAAGCGCTAAGACTTGAATTGAAAAGAGATTATCCAGAATTTTGGCAGCGTGTTGAAAAACGGCGTGATTATATAGTTAATGAACTAGGAATAAGCCTTTCTGATGAAATTTTACCTTTAGCTAGTACGGTTGGATATTTACGTCCTATGTTCTTAAATAAAGAACTTGTGATAGTAAAATAA
- a CDS encoding CTP synthase, whose product MTKYIFVTGGVVSSIGKGIVAASLGRLLKNRGLNVTIQKFDPYINVDPGTMSPYQHGEVFVTDDGAETDLDLGHYERFIDINLNQFSNVTTGKVYSEVIRKERRGEYLGATVQVVPHITNEIKDKLMSAAKHTDSDVIITEVGGTVGDIESLPYLEALRQMKADMGAENVMYIHTTLIPYLNASGEMKTKPTQHSVKELRSLGIQPNLLVVRTEHEVSQDIKDKLALFCDVPTEAVIESRDVETLYSIPLNLQKQGMDQYVCDHLGLDTAPAEMTDWQALEQRVLNLQGKAKIALVGKYVELHDAYLSVAEALKHAGFAYNTDIEIDWIQSEDITRENVADILKEAQGILVPGGFGERGIEGKIEAIRFARENNVPFLGICLGMQMACVEFARNVIGLDGANSAEIQPETPHNIIDLMKDQESIEDLGGTLRLGLYPCVLKEGTKTYDAYNQQAEVAERHRHRYEFNNDYREQFEANGMTFSGVSPDGRLVEIVEISEHPFFVASQFHPELISRPNRPQSLFKAFINATIA is encoded by the coding sequence ATGACAAAATATATTTTTGTAACAGGTGGGGTTGTATCATCAATTGGTAAAGGAATCGTGGCGGCATCACTTGGACGATTACTTAAAAACAGAGGATTGAATGTAACAATTCAAAAGTTTGATCCGTATATCAACGTTGACCCTGGTACTATGAGCCCTTATCAACATGGTGAGGTATTCGTAACAGATGACGGTGCCGAAACCGATTTAGACTTAGGACATTATGAGCGCTTTATTGATATCAACTTGAATCAATTTTCAAATGTGACAACAGGTAAAGTCTATTCTGAAGTCATCCGTAAAGAACGTCGTGGTGAGTACTTAGGCGCAACAGTCCAAGTCGTACCACACATTACAAATGAAATTAAAGATAAGTTAATGAGTGCCGCTAAACATACCGATTCAGATGTTATTATTACAGAAGTTGGTGGAACCGTTGGTGATATCGAATCACTTCCTTATTTAGAAGCATTACGTCAAATGAAAGCAGACATGGGCGCTGAAAACGTGATGTATATTCACACTACCTTAATCCCTTATTTAAATGCTAGTGGTGAGATGAAAACTAAGCCTACACAACATAGTGTGAAGGAACTACGCTCTTTAGGTATCCAACCTAACTTATTAGTGGTTAGAACAGAACATGAAGTGTCTCAAGATATCAAAGATAAACTAGCACTATTTTGCGATGTGCCTACTGAGGCGGTTATTGAATCACGTGATGTCGAAACATTATACTCAATCCCATTAAATTTACAAAAACAAGGCATGGATCAATATGTCTGTGATCACCTGGGGCTAGACACAGCACCTGCTGAGATGACAGATTGGCAAGCCTTAGAGCAACGTGTTTTAAACTTACAAGGGAAAGCTAAAATTGCTTTAGTTGGTAAATATGTTGAATTACATGATGCTTATTTATCCGTTGCCGAAGCTTTAAAACATGCCGGATTTGCTTACAACACTGATATCGAAATTGATTGGATTCAATCTGAAGATATTACACGCGAAAATGTAGCGGACATTTTAAAAGAGGCACAAGGTATTTTAGTTCCTGGTGGTTTTGGTGAACGTGGAATTGAAGGGAAAATTGAAGCCATTCGTTTTGCTCGTGAAAACAACGTGCCATTCTTGGGTATTTGTTTAGGTATGCAAATGGCTTGTGTAGAATTTGCACGTAATGTGATCGGTTTAGATGGCGCAAATTCTGCTGAAATCCAACCAGAAACGCCACATAATATTATTGATTTAATGAAAGATCAAGAGAGTATCGAAGATTTAGGCGGTACTTTACGTTTAGGCTTGTACCCTTGTGTTCTTAAAGAAGGGACTAAAACATATGACGCTTATAACCAACAAGCTGAAGTTGCTGAGCGTCATCGTCACCGTTATGAATTCAACAATGATTACCGTGAACAATTTGAAGCAAACGGTATGACTTTCTCAGGTGTCTCACCTGATGGTCGCTTAGTTGAAATTGTGGAAATTTCCGAGCATCCATTCTTTGTTGCTAGTCAATTCCATCCAGAATTAATTTCTCGACCAAATCGTCCGCAATCATTATTTAAAGCCTTTATTAACGCAACGATTGCTTAA
- the glpK gene encoding glycerol kinase GlpK, producing the protein MTTDKFIMAIDQGTTSSRAIIYNKKGQQVASSQKEFTQYFPNDGWVEHDPNEIWNSVQSVIAGVFIESGVKPQQIAGIGITNQRETTVVWDKKTGKPVYNAIVWQSRQSAGIADQLNADGYSELFHKKTGLIIDSYFSATKVRWILDNVPGAQERANRGELLFGTIDTWLTWKLTDGGSHVTDYSNASRTMMFNIHELDWDDEILEILNIPRSMLPKATSNSEIYGHTQGYHFFGSEVPISGMAGDQQAALFGQMAFEPGMVKNTYGTGSFIVMNTGEKPQLSKNNLLTTIGYGINGKVYYALEGSIFVAGSSIQWLRDGLQMMEKASESEEMARRSENDDEVYVVPAFVGLGAPYWDQDARGSMFGLTRGTTKDDIVKATLQSIAYQVRDVIDTMQDDTGIKIPVLKVDGGAANNEYLMQFQSDIIGAPIQRAANLETTALGAAFLAGLAVGYWKDIDEIREFYEAGKMFEPEMADTRRTQLYDGWKQAVAATRMFKPHE; encoded by the coding sequence ATGACAACTGACAAATTTATTATGGCGATTGACCAAGGGACAACGAGTTCAAGAGCCATCATCTATAATAAAAAAGGACAACAAGTGGCAAGTTCTCAAAAAGAATTTACCCAATACTTCCCAAATGATGGCTGGGTAGAGCATGATCCAAACGAGATTTGGAATTCTGTTCAATCCGTTATTGCTGGCGTGTTTATTGAAAGCGGTGTTAAACCACAACAAATCGCTGGTATTGGGATTACTAATCAACGAGAAACAACCGTTGTTTGGGACAAAAAAACAGGTAAACCTGTCTATAACGCTATCGTATGGCAATCACGTCAATCAGCTGGTATTGCGGATCAATTGAACGCTGATGGTTATAGTGAATTATTCCATAAAAAAACAGGCTTAATTATAGATTCATATTTCTCAGCGACTAAAGTTCGTTGGATTCTAGATAACGTTCCAGGAGCACAAGAGCGCGCTAATCGTGGTGAATTATTATTTGGTACGATTGATACGTGGTTAACTTGGAAATTGACAGATGGCGGTTCGCATGTGACGGATTATTCTAATGCTAGCCGTACAATGATGTTTAACATTCATGAATTAGATTGGGATGATGAGATTTTAGAAATTTTAAACATTCCACGTTCAATGTTACCTAAAGCAACATCAAACTCTGAAATTTATGGCCATACACAAGGTTATCACTTCTTTGGTAGTGAAGTACCTATTTCGGGGATGGCTGGAGACCAACAGGCTGCTTTATTCGGTCAAATGGCTTTCGAACCAGGAATGGTTAAAAATACATATGGTACTGGTTCATTTATCGTGATGAATACTGGTGAAAAACCGCAATTATCAAAAAATAACTTATTAACAACCATCGGATATGGCATCAACGGTAAAGTATACTATGCGTTAGAAGGAAGTATTTTCGTGGCGGGTTCTTCTATTCAGTGGTTACGTGATGGCTTACAAATGATGGAAAAAGCAAGTGAGTCTGAAGAAATGGCACGTCGTTCTGAAAATGATGACGAAGTCTATGTCGTACCGGCTTTTGTTGGTCTTGGGGCACCATATTGGGATCAGGATGCACGTGGTTCTATGTTTGGTTTAACTCGTGGTACAACGAAGGATGACATTGTTAAAGCAACATTACAATCAATTGCTTATCAAGTAAGGGATGTTATCGACACAATGCAAGATGATACAGGCATTAAAATTCCAGTTCTTAAAGTTGATGGTGGGGCAGCTAACAATGAGTACTTAATGCAATTCCAATCTGACATTATTGGCGCGCCAATTCAACGTGCAGCTAACTTAGAAACCACGGCTTTAGGAGCGGCGTTCTTAGCTGGTTTAGCAGTTGGCTACTGGAAAGATATTGATGAAATTCGCGAATTTTATGAAGCAGGTAAAATGTTTGAACCAGAAATGGCGGACACACGACGTACGCAATTATATGATGGCTGGAAACAAGCAGTAGCCGCTACACGTATGTTTAAACCACACGAGTAA
- the glpO gene encoding type 1 glycerol-3-phosphate oxidase has protein sequence MVFSIKTRQETIGKLQAEELDLLIIGGGITGAGVALQAAATGLKTGLIEMQDFAEGTSSRSTKLVHGGIRYLKNFDVEVVADTVTERAVVQNIAPHIPKPDPMLLPIYEGEGATTFNMFSVKVAMDLYDQLAGVTGTKFANYTLTPEEVLEREPFLKSEGLKGAGVYLDFRNNDARLVIDNIKKAHEDGGLLASKVKAVGFLYDDNNQIIGVKARDLVTDEVFEIKAKLVINTAGPWVDKVRNLNFKRAVVPQMRPTKGVHLVVDAKKLPVPQPTYFDTGKHDGRMVFAIPREDKTYFGTTDTDYQGEYTEPKVTQEDVDYLLDVINYRYPNANITLDDIESSWAGLRPLLSGNAGSDYNGGDNGKITDASFNKVIEVVTNYKENKVNRLDVEEVLNNLESSLEEKTSSPSSVSRGSNLEREEDGLITLSGGKITDYRKMAEGAMKLILDILAKDYDMSFELIDSKDYSLSGGEFDASKVEETVAENAKIGIAAGLSEAEATYIADYYGMNSLKIFELAKAMTPFAGLSLAESARLQYALEEEMVLTPADYFVRRTNHMLFKRDELDGIIEPVIDAMANYFGWNDATKAEQAETFAEVLAESDLKYLKEGE, from the coding sequence ATGGTCTTTTCAATTAAAACACGTCAAGAAACAATCGGAAAATTACAAGCAGAGGAATTAGATTTATTAATTATCGGGGGAGGAATTACCGGAGCAGGTGTTGCTTTACAAGCAGCAGCAACTGGTTTGAAAACAGGCTTAATCGAAATGCAAGATTTTGCTGAAGGGACATCTTCTCGTTCAACTAAGTTAGTTCATGGAGGGATTCGCTACTTGAAAAACTTCGATGTTGAAGTAGTAGCAGACACCGTGACAGAACGTGCTGTTGTACAAAATATTGCGCCTCACATTCCAAAGCCAGATCCAATGTTATTGCCAATTTATGAAGGTGAAGGTGCAACAACATTCAACATGTTTTCAGTTAAGGTTGCGATGGACTTGTATGACCAATTAGCTGGTGTAACAGGCACCAAATTTGCTAATTATACGTTAACACCTGAAGAAGTGTTAGAACGTGAACCATTCTTAAAATCAGAAGGACTAAAAGGAGCAGGTGTTTACTTAGATTTCCGCAACAACGATGCGCGTTTAGTAATCGACAACATTAAAAAAGCTCATGAAGACGGTGGCTTACTAGCAAGTAAAGTTAAAGCAGTTGGTTTTTTATACGATGATAATAACCAAATTATTGGGGTTAAAGCGCGTGATTTAGTAACAGATGAAGTCTTTGAAATTAAAGCGAAATTAGTCATTAACACAGCGGGTCCATGGGTGGATAAAGTGCGCAACTTAAACTTCAAACGTGCAGTAGTTCCTCAAATGCGCCCTACAAAAGGTGTTCATTTAGTTGTAGATGCGAAGAAACTACCAGTTCCTCAACCAACCTATTTTGATACGGGTAAACATGATGGTCGTATGGTATTTGCTATTCCACGTGAAGACAAAACTTATTTTGGGACAACCGATACTGACTATCAAGGAGAATATACCGAACCAAAAGTAACCCAAGAAGATGTCGATTATTTATTAGATGTTATCAATTATCGTTATCCAAATGCGAATATTACCTTGGATGATATCGAATCAAGCTGGGCAGGATTACGCCCATTATTATCAGGTAATGCTGGTTCTGATTATAATGGTGGTGATAACGGTAAAATTACTGATGCAAGCTTTAATAAAGTGATTGAAGTAGTCACAAACTATAAAGAAAACAAAGTGAATCGTCTAGATGTTGAAGAAGTCTTAAACAATTTAGAAAGTAGTTTAGAAGAAAAAACATCGAGCCCTTCATCAGTGTCACGCGGAAGTAATTTAGAACGCGAAGAAGATGGTCTAATTACGTTATCAGGTGGTAAAATTACTGATTATCGTAAAATGGCTGAAGGTGCCATGAAGTTGATTTTAGATATTTTAGCGAAAGATTATGACATGAGCTTCGAATTAATTGACTCAAAAGATTATTCATTATCAGGTGGGGAGTTTGACGCTTCTAAAGTTGAAGAAACGGTCGCTGAAAATGCTAAGATTGGTATCGCTGCTGGTTTATCCGAAGCGGAAGCAACATACATCGCGGACTACTACGGCATGAATTCATTGAAAATCTTTGAACTTGCGAAAGCAATGACACCTTTTGCTGGATTGTCATTAGCTGAATCAGCAAGATTACAATATGCTTTAGAAGAAGAAATGGTTTTAACTCCTGCAGACTATTTTGTTCGCAGAACTAACCATATGTTATTTAAACGTGATGAGTTAGATGGTATAATTGAACCAGTCATCGATGCAATGGCTAATTATTTTGGATGGAATGATGCGACTAAAGCTGAGCAAGCAGAAACATTTGCCGAAGTTTTAGCTGAATCTGACCTAAAATATTTGAAAGAAGGGGAGTAA